In Bombus fervidus isolate BK054 chromosome 13, iyBomFerv1, whole genome shotgun sequence, a single genomic region encodes these proteins:
- the LOC139993795 gene encoding L-aminoadipate-semialdehyde dehydrogenase-phosphopantetheinyl transferase has protein sequence MFQSIRWAFNWKEWNPSEKDFAYAISCIQLEEKQRLGRFVFRKDIRASLAGRLMMRKFVNEYEHIPYSAIVFTRDAYNKPILKNVSSNLSFNISHHGNYTVLAGETRNINLGIDVMKFEYTGGKQLPEFFRIMNRNFSPLEWEEINMFSNDFDKISMFCRHWALKESYVKAIGKGITIDLRSMSFKTNSELMENSVTTDTVLYINDVKQDWLFEETLLNSQHCVAIALQKNGKAPNSQKKIFEYVNSDTLLANAIPLFSQDPKYTEEYFKKKEHP, from the coding sequence aTGTTTCAAAGTATTCGGTGGGCATTCAATTGGAAGGAATGGAATCCCAGTGAAAAGGACTTTGCTTATGCTATTTCTTGCATACAGTTAGAGGAGAAACAAAGATTAGGCAGATTTGTGTTTCGTAAAGATATTAGGGCTTCTCTTGCAGGTAGATTAATGAtgagaaaatttgttaatgaGTATGAACATATTCCATACTCTGCTATAGTATTTACAAGAGATGCATATAATAAacctattttaaaaaatgtttcctCAAATTTGTCTTTTAATATATCTCACCACGGTAATTATACAGTTTTAGCAGGTGAAACGAGGAATATAAACTTAGGAATAGATGtaatgaaattcgaatataCTGGTGGTAAACAATTGCCTGAATTTTTCCGTATaatgaatagaaatttttcaccTTTAGAAtgggaagaaataaatatgttcTCTAACGACTTTGATAAAATTAGTATGTTCTGCAGGCATTGGGCATTAAAAGAAAGTTATGTGAAAGCTATAGGTAAAGGTATTACGATTGATCTTAGGTCAATGTCTTTTAAAACTAATTCAGAACTCATGGAAAATTCAGTTACAACTGATACTGTTTTATACATAAATGATGTAAAACAAGATTGGTTGTTTGAGGAAACATTATTGAATTCCCAACACTGTGTTGCTATAGCTTTgcaaaaaaatggaaaagcaCCAAACTcgcaaaagaaaatatttgaatatgtaAACAGTGATACACTCTTAGCAAATGctattccattattttcaCAAGATCCTAAATATacagaagaatatttcaaaaaaaaggaacatccataa
- the Nrx-iv gene encoding neurexin-4 isoform X2: MNTIRCFVFVFAIASNSFSFAYDECNDPLLDRAHLTATTSLPNRGPKNARLNGGSTWSPELSSYDQHLTVELGDRYEIRSIATRGRAHTNEYVTEYIVQYSDDGQAWASYESQDGVDEMFKGNIDGDTIKLNKFEVPIIAQWIRINPTRWRDRISLRIELYGCGYVSDILSFNGSSLLRYDLLREPIETDRHFIRFRFKTNNADGILMYSRGTQGDYIALQLKDNRMILNIDLGSDIMTSLSVGSLLDDNMWHDVLISRNRKNISFSVDRVLIRGRIKGEFHRLDLNRALYIGGVPNKQDGLVVNQNFTGCIENFYLNATSIIHDLKETGITGENLRYYKVNTLYSCPEPPIIPVTFLTHGSYARLKGYEGVSSLNASLTFRTYEDRGIILYHQFTSPGFVKLFLEDGRLKVDIQTKGSPLVTLDNFDEKFNDGKWHQVILTISKNNLVLNVDGTPMRTRRILDMITGPVYMIGGMTGIESNRGFVGCMRMISIDGNYKLPTDWKEEEYCCKNEIVFDACQMMDRCNPNPCKHSGICRQNSDEFFCDCANTGYTGAVCHTSLNPLSCEAYKNINSVSQRADIKIDVDGSGPLKPFPVVCEFYTDGRVRTILRHNNERITPVDGFQEPGSFEQDIIYDADMDQIEALLNRSTNCRQRISYECRLSKLFNSPVPQGDYFRPNSWWVSRNNQKMDYWGGALPGSRKCECGILGNCADPTKWCNCDADLDTILEDSGDITEKEYLPVKQLRFGDTGTPVDDKMGRYTLGPLICEGDDLFKNVVTFRIVDATINLPTFDIGHSGDIYFEFKTTVENAVIIHSKGPTDYIKISINSGNQIQFQYLAGSGPLTVSVQTSYKLADNRWHSVSVERNRKEARIVIDGALKNEVREPPGPVRALHLTSDLVVGATTDYRDGYVGCIRALLLNGQLQDLRSYARQSLYGISEGCMGKCESNPCLNNGTCHERYDGYSCDCRWTAFKGPICADEIGVNMRPSSMIKYDFMGSWRSTISEKIRVGFTTTNPKGFLLGLFSNISGEYMTIMVSNSGHLRVVFDFGFERQEVIFPNKHFGLGQYHDVRVGRKDSGATLILQVDNYEPKEFPFNIKTSADAQFNNIQYMYIGRNESMTEGFAGCISRVEFDDIYPLKLLFQEDGPGNVRSLGTPLTEDFCGVEPITHPPDIVETRPPPQVDEEKVRAAYNETDTAILGSVLTVIIIALVIMAVLIGRYMSRHKGEYLTQEDKGAEIALDPDSAVVHSATGHQVQKKKEWFI; the protein is encoded by the exons ATGAATACTATCAGGTGTTTTGTGTTCGTTTTCGCAATTGCAAGTAATTCATTCTCCTTTGCGT atgATGAATGTAACGATCCACTTTTGGACAGAGCTCACttaacagctaccacatcatTACCTAACAGAGGTCCAAAAAATGCCAGGCTCAATG GAGGTTCTACGTGGTCACCAGAGCTTAGCAGTTATGATCAACATCTTACTGTGGAACTGGGGGACAGATATGAGATACGCAGCATAGCTACACGAGGTCGTGCACATACTAATGAATATGTGACAGAGTATATTGTCCAGTACTCTGATGATGGGCAAGCCTGGGCCAGTTATGAAAGCCAGGATGGTGTAGATGAG ATGTTTAAAGGCAACATAGATGGTGATACtataaaacttaataaatttgaagTACCAATTATTGCACAATGGATAAGAATAAATCCAACCCGATGGCGGGATAGAATATCGTTAAGAATAGAATTGTATGGATGCGGTTATG tGTCCGACATTCTTTCCTTCAATGGTTCATCTCTTTTACGGTATGATTTATTGAGGGAACCAATAGAAACTGACAGACATTTTATACGCTTCCGGTTCAAAACGAACAATGCAGATGGTATTTTAATGTACTCTCGCGGGACACAAGGGGATTACATAGCTTTACAATTAAAAGACAACagaatgatattaaatatagatttgGGGTCTGATATCATGACTAGTTTGTCTGTTGGTAGCCTTTTGGATGACAATATGTGGCACGATGTTCTAATATCGCGTAACAGGAAGAATATCTCATTCTCTGTAGATAGGGTATTAATTAGAGGAAGGATAAAAGGAGAGTTTCATAGACTGGATTTAAATAGAGCA TTATATATAGGTGGTGTTCCTAACAAACAAGATGGATTGGTAGTCAATCAAAATTTTACAGGgtgtatagaaaatttttatctaaatgCGACTAGCATTATTCACGATTTAAAGGAAACAGGAATTACCGGGGAAAATCTAAGATATTACAAAGTGAATACGCTTTATAGCTGTCCAGAACCACCTATAATCCCTGTAACATTTTTAACTCATGGCTCATATGCCAGACTTAAAGGATACGAGGGAGTATCTTCTTTGAATGCTTCCCTCACTTTTAGGACATACGAAGATAgaggaattattttatatcatcaATTTACTTCACCTGGTTTCGTAAAg cTATTTTTGGAAGATGGTAGATTGAAAGTTGATATTCAAACGAAAGGAAGTCCTCTAGTAACCTTAGacaatttcgatgaaaaattcaatgaCGGAAAATGGCACCAAGttatattaacaatttcaAAGAATAACCTTGTTCTAAATGTCGATGGAACACCTATGAGGACGAGACGTATATTAGATATGATCACAGGACCTGTTTATATGATTGGTGGTATGACAGGGATAGAGAGCAATCGCGGTTTCGTTGGTTGTATGAGAATGATTAGTATCGATGGCAACTATAAGCTACCAACCGACTGGAAGGAAGAGGAATACTGTTGCAAGAACGAAATTGTCTTTGATGCATGTCAAATGATGGATCGTTGCAATCCAAATCCGTGCAAACATTCTGGTATATGTCGTCAAAATTCTGATGAATTCTTCTGTGATTGTGCCAATACAGGATATACAGGAGCTGTCTGTCACACTTCCTTGAATCCTCTATCATGCGAAgcatataaaaacataaactCAGTCAGTCAACGAGCAGATATCAAAATAGACGTTGATGGAAGTGGTCCTTTGAAACCATTCCCGGTAGTTTGTGAATTCTATACAGACGGACGCGTGAGGACTATCTTGCGACATAACAATGAACGCATTACACCTGTGGATGGATTCCAAGAGCCGGGTAGTTTTGAACAAGATATTATTTACGACGCGGACATGGATCAAATCGAAGCTCTTCTTAATCGATCCACAAATTGTAGACAAAGGATCAGTTATGAATGTAGACTTTCCAAATTGTTCAATTCTCCag taCCGCAAGGAGATTATTTCAGACCAAACTCGTGGTGGGTCAGTAGAAATAATCAGAAAATGGACTACTGGGGAGGAGCATTACCAGGTTCACGTAAATGCGAATGCGGTATACTTGGAAATTGCGCGGATCCTACAAAATGGTGCAATTGTGATGCTGACTTGGATACTATCTTAGAAGACAGTGGAGACATCACTGAAAAGGAGTATCTTCCAGTTAAACAATTACGATTTGGTGATACTGGTACACCGGTGGACGATAAAATGGGTCGTTACACGCTTGGGCCACTTATTTGTGAGGGAGATG ATCTGTTCAAGAACGTAGTAACATTCCGCATCGTTGATGCTACCATCAACTTACCAACCTTTGATATCGGTCACAGCGGTGATATTTATTTCGAGTTTAAAACGACTGTCGAAAACGCTGTTATAATTCATAGCAAGGGACCCACAGATTATATAAAGATTTCTATAAATAGTGGAAATCAGATTCAGTTCCAGTATTTAGCAGGTAGTGGCCCACTTACGGTCAGTGTACAGACCTCGTACAAATTAGCTGATAATCGATGGCATTCCGTGTCGGTTGAAAGAAATCGTAAGGAAGCTAGAATCGTAATTGATGGAGCGTTAAAGAATGAAGTAAGGGAACCTCCGGGGCCAGTACGAGCGCTTCATCTCACATCGGATCTCGTGGTTGGCGCCACGACAGATTATAGAGATGGTTACGTTGGGTGTATCAGAGCTCTCCTTTTGAATGGTCAGTTACAAGATCTGAGAAGTTATGCTCGTCAAAGTTTATATGGAATTTCTGAAGGTTGTATGGGTAAATGCGAGAGCAATCCGTGCCTTAACAATGGCACGTGCCATGAAAGATACGATGGATATTCTTGTGACTGTCGATGGACTGCATTTAAAGGTCCAATTTGCGCAGATG aaattggAGTAAATATGCGTCCAAGTTCAATGATAAAATACGACTTCATGGGTAGTTGGCGTTCCACTATCTCCGAAAAAATCAGAGTTGGTTTTACAACGACGAATCCTAAAGGATTTTTACTCGGCCTGTTTTCGAACATCTCTGGAGAATATATGACAATTATGGTTTCAAACAGCGGGCATTTGCGTGTCGTTTTCGATTTCGGTTTTGAACGACAAGAAGTTATTTTCCCTAATAAGCATTTCGGTCTGGGACAGTATCACGATGTTAGGGTAGGCAGGAAGGATTCAGGAGCGACACTCATTTTGCAAGTCGATAATTACGAGCCGAAAGAATTCCCCTTTAACATTAAAACCTCAGCCGATGcacaatttaataatatacaatatatgtatattggaaGAAACGAATCCATGACAGAAGGTTTTGCTGGTTGCATATCTAGAGTAGAATTTGACGATATTTACCCTTTGAAGTTACTATTCCAGGAAGATGGACCTGGAAACGTTCGTTCTTTGGGTACTCCTCTCACGGAAGATTTCTGCGGCGTGGAACCAATCACGCATCCGCCTGATATCGTAGAAACTCGTCCACCACCGCAAGTAGACGAAGAAAAAGTTCGAGCTGCTTACAACGAAACCGACACCGCGATTTTAGGAAGCGTGTTGACAGTCATTATTATAGCATTAGTTATAATGGCAGTACTTATAGGAAGATACATGTCAAGACACAAAGGCGAATATTTGACCCAGGAGGACAAGGGTGCTGAAATAGCACTGGATCCAGATTCAGCGGTAGTTCATTCTGCCACTGGTCATCAAgttcaaaaaaagaaagaatggtTTATTTAA
- the Nrx-iv gene encoding neurexin-4 isoform X1: MNTIRCFVFVFAIASNSFSFAYDECNDPLLDRAHLTATTSLPNRGPKNARLNGGSAWTASSSDFGQYLIIDLGQIMNITAVETQGRAVQNEYVMEYVISYGTNGLDYVDYKEEDGNVKMFKGNIDGDTIKLNKFEVPIIAQWIRINPTRWRDRISLRIELYGCGYVSDILSFNGSSLLRYDLLREPIETDRHFIRFRFKTNNADGILMYSRGTQGDYIALQLKDNRMILNIDLGSDIMTSLSVGSLLDDNMWHDVLISRNRKNISFSVDRVLIRGRIKGEFHRLDLNRALYIGGVPNKQDGLVVNQNFTGCIENFYLNATSIIHDLKETGITGENLRYYKVNTLYSCPEPPIIPVTFLTHGSYARLKGYEGVSSLNASLTFRTYEDRGIILYHQFTSPGFVKLFLEDGRLKVDIQTKGSPLVTLDNFDEKFNDGKWHQVILTISKNNLVLNVDGTPMRTRRILDMITGPVYMIGGMTGIESNRGFVGCMRMISIDGNYKLPTDWKEEEYCCKNEIVFDACQMMDRCNPNPCKHSGICRQNSDEFFCDCANTGYTGAVCHTSLNPLSCEAYKNINSVSQRADIKIDVDGSGPLKPFPVVCEFYTDGRVRTILRHNNERITPVDGFQEPGSFEQDIIYDADMDQIEALLNRSTNCRQRISYECRLSKLFNSPVPQGDYFRPNSWWVSRNNQKMDYWGGALPGSRKCECGILGNCADPTKWCNCDADLDTILEDSGDITEKEYLPVKQLRFGDTGTPVDDKMGRYTLGPLICEGDDLFKNVVTFRIVDATINLPTFDIGHSGDIYFEFKTTVENAVIIHSKGPTDYIKISINSGNQIQFQYLAGSGPLTVSVQTSYKLADNRWHSVSVERNRKEARIVIDGALKNEVREPPGPVRALHLTSDLVVGATTDYRDGYVGCIRALLLNGQLQDLRSYARQSLYGISEGCMGKCESNPCLNNGTCHERYDGYSCDCRWTAFKGPICADEIGVNMRPSSMIKYDFMGSWRSTISEKIRVGFTTTNPKGFLLGLFSNISGEYMTIMVSNSGHLRVVFDFGFERQEVIFPNKHFGLGQYHDVRVGRKDSGATLILQVDNYEPKEFPFNIKTSADAQFNNIQYMYIGRNESMTEGFAGCISRVEFDDIYPLKLLFQEDGPGNVRSLGTPLTEDFCGVEPITHPPDIVETRPPPQVDEEKVRAAYNETDTAILGSVLTVIIIALVIMAVLIGRYMSRHKGEYLTQEDKGAEIALDPDSAVVHSATGHQVQKKKEWFI; the protein is encoded by the exons ATGAATACTATCAGGTGTTTTGTGTTCGTTTTCGCAATTGCAAGTAATTCATTCTCCTTTGCGT atgATGAATGTAACGATCCACTTTTGGACAGAGCTCACttaacagctaccacatcatTACCTAACAGAGGTCCAAAAAATGCCAGGCTCAATG GCGGAAGCGCATGGACGGCTAGCAGTTCAGACTTTGGTCAGTACCTTATAATCGACCTGGGTCAAATAATGAACATCACAGCTGTGGAGACCCAGGGACGAGCAGTACAAAATGAGTATGTTATGGAATATGTTATCAGTTATGGTACAAATGGCCTGGACTACGTTGATTACAAAGAAGAAGATGGTAATGTTAAG ATGTTTAAAGGCAACATAGATGGTGATACtataaaacttaataaatttgaagTACCAATTATTGCACAATGGATAAGAATAAATCCAACCCGATGGCGGGATAGAATATCGTTAAGAATAGAATTGTATGGATGCGGTTATG tGTCCGACATTCTTTCCTTCAATGGTTCATCTCTTTTACGGTATGATTTATTGAGGGAACCAATAGAAACTGACAGACATTTTATACGCTTCCGGTTCAAAACGAACAATGCAGATGGTATTTTAATGTACTCTCGCGGGACACAAGGGGATTACATAGCTTTACAATTAAAAGACAACagaatgatattaaatatagatttgGGGTCTGATATCATGACTAGTTTGTCTGTTGGTAGCCTTTTGGATGACAATATGTGGCACGATGTTCTAATATCGCGTAACAGGAAGAATATCTCATTCTCTGTAGATAGGGTATTAATTAGAGGAAGGATAAAAGGAGAGTTTCATAGACTGGATTTAAATAGAGCA TTATATATAGGTGGTGTTCCTAACAAACAAGATGGATTGGTAGTCAATCAAAATTTTACAGGgtgtatagaaaatttttatctaaatgCGACTAGCATTATTCACGATTTAAAGGAAACAGGAATTACCGGGGAAAATCTAAGATATTACAAAGTGAATACGCTTTATAGCTGTCCAGAACCACCTATAATCCCTGTAACATTTTTAACTCATGGCTCATATGCCAGACTTAAAGGATACGAGGGAGTATCTTCTTTGAATGCTTCCCTCACTTTTAGGACATACGAAGATAgaggaattattttatatcatcaATTTACTTCACCTGGTTTCGTAAAg cTATTTTTGGAAGATGGTAGATTGAAAGTTGATATTCAAACGAAAGGAAGTCCTCTAGTAACCTTAGacaatttcgatgaaaaattcaatgaCGGAAAATGGCACCAAGttatattaacaatttcaAAGAATAACCTTGTTCTAAATGTCGATGGAACACCTATGAGGACGAGACGTATATTAGATATGATCACAGGACCTGTTTATATGATTGGTGGTATGACAGGGATAGAGAGCAATCGCGGTTTCGTTGGTTGTATGAGAATGATTAGTATCGATGGCAACTATAAGCTACCAACCGACTGGAAGGAAGAGGAATACTGTTGCAAGAACGAAATTGTCTTTGATGCATGTCAAATGATGGATCGTTGCAATCCAAATCCGTGCAAACATTCTGGTATATGTCGTCAAAATTCTGATGAATTCTTCTGTGATTGTGCCAATACAGGATATACAGGAGCTGTCTGTCACACTTCCTTGAATCCTCTATCATGCGAAgcatataaaaacataaactCAGTCAGTCAACGAGCAGATATCAAAATAGACGTTGATGGAAGTGGTCCTTTGAAACCATTCCCGGTAGTTTGTGAATTCTATACAGACGGACGCGTGAGGACTATCTTGCGACATAACAATGAACGCATTACACCTGTGGATGGATTCCAAGAGCCGGGTAGTTTTGAACAAGATATTATTTACGACGCGGACATGGATCAAATCGAAGCTCTTCTTAATCGATCCACAAATTGTAGACAAAGGATCAGTTATGAATGTAGACTTTCCAAATTGTTCAATTCTCCag taCCGCAAGGAGATTATTTCAGACCAAACTCGTGGTGGGTCAGTAGAAATAATCAGAAAATGGACTACTGGGGAGGAGCATTACCAGGTTCACGTAAATGCGAATGCGGTATACTTGGAAATTGCGCGGATCCTACAAAATGGTGCAATTGTGATGCTGACTTGGATACTATCTTAGAAGACAGTGGAGACATCACTGAAAAGGAGTATCTTCCAGTTAAACAATTACGATTTGGTGATACTGGTACACCGGTGGACGATAAAATGGGTCGTTACACGCTTGGGCCACTTATTTGTGAGGGAGATG ATCTGTTCAAGAACGTAGTAACATTCCGCATCGTTGATGCTACCATCAACTTACCAACCTTTGATATCGGTCACAGCGGTGATATTTATTTCGAGTTTAAAACGACTGTCGAAAACGCTGTTATAATTCATAGCAAGGGACCCACAGATTATATAAAGATTTCTATAAATAGTGGAAATCAGATTCAGTTCCAGTATTTAGCAGGTAGTGGCCCACTTACGGTCAGTGTACAGACCTCGTACAAATTAGCTGATAATCGATGGCATTCCGTGTCGGTTGAAAGAAATCGTAAGGAAGCTAGAATCGTAATTGATGGAGCGTTAAAGAATGAAGTAAGGGAACCTCCGGGGCCAGTACGAGCGCTTCATCTCACATCGGATCTCGTGGTTGGCGCCACGACAGATTATAGAGATGGTTACGTTGGGTGTATCAGAGCTCTCCTTTTGAATGGTCAGTTACAAGATCTGAGAAGTTATGCTCGTCAAAGTTTATATGGAATTTCTGAAGGTTGTATGGGTAAATGCGAGAGCAATCCGTGCCTTAACAATGGCACGTGCCATGAAAGATACGATGGATATTCTTGTGACTGTCGATGGACTGCATTTAAAGGTCCAATTTGCGCAGATG aaattggAGTAAATATGCGTCCAAGTTCAATGATAAAATACGACTTCATGGGTAGTTGGCGTTCCACTATCTCCGAAAAAATCAGAGTTGGTTTTACAACGACGAATCCTAAAGGATTTTTACTCGGCCTGTTTTCGAACATCTCTGGAGAATATATGACAATTATGGTTTCAAACAGCGGGCATTTGCGTGTCGTTTTCGATTTCGGTTTTGAACGACAAGAAGTTATTTTCCCTAATAAGCATTTCGGTCTGGGACAGTATCACGATGTTAGGGTAGGCAGGAAGGATTCAGGAGCGACACTCATTTTGCAAGTCGATAATTACGAGCCGAAAGAATTCCCCTTTAACATTAAAACCTCAGCCGATGcacaatttaataatatacaatatatgtatattggaaGAAACGAATCCATGACAGAAGGTTTTGCTGGTTGCATATCTAGAGTAGAATTTGACGATATTTACCCTTTGAAGTTACTATTCCAGGAAGATGGACCTGGAAACGTTCGTTCTTTGGGTACTCCTCTCACGGAAGATTTCTGCGGCGTGGAACCAATCACGCATCCGCCTGATATCGTAGAAACTCGTCCACCACCGCAAGTAGACGAAGAAAAAGTTCGAGCTGCTTACAACGAAACCGACACCGCGATTTTAGGAAGCGTGTTGACAGTCATTATTATAGCATTAGTTATAATGGCAGTACTTATAGGAAGATACATGTCAAGACACAAAGGCGAATATTTGACCCAGGAGGACAAGGGTGCTGAAATAGCACTGGATCCAGATTCAGCGGTAGTTCATTCTGCCACTGGTCATCAAgttcaaaaaaagaaagaatggtTTATTTAA